From one Enterococcus sp. DIV2402 genomic stretch:
- a CDS encoding adhesive domain-containing protein — MKKNDYKKIMNAKQRKRVSKRNSILANAAVTGLLLTGTVVAPATLLWAPSTVEAALVDASILQNVTTSNDSGTILNGLYDNGTAYRVGTGVENFNIFVSGTSPIDASLISDNNKRIVISIPEGLQGSIATNGQAQINSSFSLDLNNVPLLSGGLSALTTAVGGLVTGVGQIVDTITGTAGIISNVSTTGVVIQELLDDLIALDTATFASDVMLSPDGTHLYVDVNDGLGLILAQNVTDILNDLNDAINSLSITVDPNANIIQQGIATPVVAAANLILNPIKTTLNAAVNLLLNPVINNAGELVNQLADAAVLGGMDATIPVALNTDTVDPVGVPNDGAFNFNGAVIEGNTIDINILNNSSDANTIYFEAAAIDVTAPTATVTGNTAGYTVSGTADPDAEIEVRDADGNVIASGVADGDGNYTIPINGEDVYPGQPVNVVAIVEGNESDPTPAEIPTLVTPVPTITGDSVNGYTVTGTADPNVTVEIKDADGNVVGSGPTDGDGNFSITIPVGAVVENEELTVNSTVNRDGVDYISPNADIIVPEDDETDGDADGDADGDADGDADGDADGDADGDADGDADGDADGDADGDADGDADGDADGDADGDADGDADGDADGDADGDADGDADGDADGDADGDADGDADGDADGDADGDADGDADGDADGDADGDADGDADGDADGDADGDADGDADGDADGDADGDADGDADGDADGDADGDADGDADGDADGDADGDADGDADGDADGDADGDADGDADGDADGDADGDADGDADGDADGDADGDADGDADGDADGDADGDADGDADGDADGDADGDADGDADGDADGDADGDADGDADGDADGDADGDADGDADGDADGDADGDADGDADGDADGDADGDADGDADGDADGDADGDADGDADGDADGDADGDADGDADGDADGDADGDADGDADGDADGDADGDADGDADGDADGDADGDADGDADGDADGDADGDADGDADGDADGDADGDADGDADGDADGDADGDADGDADGDADGDADGDADGDADGDADGDADGDADGDADGDADGDADGDADGDADGDADGDADGDADGDADGDADGDADGDADGDADGDADGDADGDADGDADGDADGDADGDADGDADGDADGDADGDADGDADGDADGDADGDADGDADGDADGDADGDADGDADGDADGDADGDADGDADGDADGDADGDADGDADGDADGDADGDADGDADGDADGDADGDADGDADGDADGDADGDADGDADGDADGDADGDADGDADGDADGDADGDGDADGDADGDADGDADGDADGDADGDADGDGDADGDADGDADGDADGDSDGDSDGDSDGDSDGDSDSDSDSDSDSDSDSDSDSDSDSDSDSDSDSDSDSDSDSDSDSDSDSDSDSDSDSDSDSDSDSDSDSDSDSDSDSDSDSDSDSDSDSDSDSDSDSDSDSDSDGDGDSDGDSDSDGDSDGDSDGDSDGDSDSDSDGDSDGDSDSDADGDSDGDSDGDSDSDSDGDSDGDSDSDSDGDSDGDSDSDGDSDSDSDSDSDSDSDSDSDSDSDADGDGDTDEPYVDEITEGDVLVTGDAIPNAEIVIRDKNGNIIAKGVAGANGEFAIPVTGLKAGDKLYITAQVDGKKVSKTVITTVKAQNQTSQPTVNPVKEGDKTITGTGTPGAAITIRDKDGKVIGKAIVGADGKWLVAVSGLREGDKLFVTSQEPGKAESNPTEVTVGKKDSGKPDKPGKGDHNHGKPGGNGTNKPSTGKPGLPQTGVEVSATASIFGALLAAISGFGIWKSRKGKKNPK, encoded by the coding sequence ATGAAGAAGAACGACTATAAAAAGATTATGAACGCGAAGCAAAGAAAACGCGTCTCCAAAAGAAATAGTATTTTAGCCAATGCAGCAGTAACAGGGTTGTTATTAACTGGAACTGTAGTGGCACCAGCAACATTGTTATGGGCACCTAGTACTGTAGAAGCAGCTTTAGTTGATGCTTCTATATTACAAAATGTAACTACAAGTAATGATAGTGGAACTATTCTAAATGGATTGTATGATAATGGGACTGCTTATAGAGTTGGAACTGGGGTAGAAAATTTTAATATTTTTGTATCTGGGACAAGTCCTATTGATGCTTCTCTTATTTCAGATAATAATAAACGCATTGTTATTTCAATTCCAGAAGGCTTGCAAGGAAGTATAGCAACTAATGGCCAAGCTCAAATTAATTCAAGTTTTAGCTTAGATTTAAATAATGTACCTTTACTTTCAGGTGGTTTAAGCGCTCTTACAACTGCTGTGGGTGGCTTAGTAACAGGAGTTGGTCAGATAGTGGATACTATTACTGGCACTGCTGGCATTATTTCTAATGTTTCTACTACTGGCGTTGTAATTCAAGAGTTATTAGATGATTTAATTGCACTTGATACAGCAACATTTGCTTCAGATGTTATGTTATCACCAGACGGTACTCATTTATATGTGGATGTGAATGACGGTTTAGGATTAATTTTAGCTCAAAATGTTACAGACATTTTGAACGATCTGAATGATGCTATCAATAGTTTAAGCATTACAGTAGATCCTAATGCCAATATTATTCAGCAAGGAATAGCCACACCAGTAGTAGCAGCAGCTAACTTAATTCTTAACCCGATCAAAACTACTCTGAATGCAGCAGTAAATCTTCTATTAAATCCAGTTATAAATAATGCAGGAGAATTGGTTAATCAATTAGCAGATGCTGCGGTATTAGGTGGAATGGATGCGACTATTCCAGTTGCACTTAATACAGATACAGTAGATCCAGTAGGCGTTCCAAATGATGGTGCATTTAATTTTAATGGTGCAGTTATTGAAGGAAACACAATTGATATTAATATTTTAAATAATTCTAGTGATGCCAATACCATTTATTTTGAAGCAGCTGCTATAGATGTTACAGCACCAACTGCTACTGTAACAGGAAACACAGCAGGCTATACAGTGAGCGGAACAGCTGATCCTGATGCAGAAATAGAAGTTCGTGATGCAGATGGAAATGTAATTGCTAGTGGTGTAGCTGATGGTGATGGTAATTATACAATTCCAATCAATGGTGAAGATGTTTATCCAGGACAACCAGTGAATGTGGTCGCTATCGTTGAAGGAAATGAAAGTGATCCAACACCTGCTGAAATTCCAACTTTAGTAACACCGGTACCAACAATTACTGGTGATTCAGTAAATGGTTATACAGTAACCGGTACGGCAGATCCAAATGTTACAGTTGAAATCAAAGATGCAGATGGAAATGTAGTAGGAAGTGGACCTACAGATGGCGATGGTAATTTTTCTATTACAATTCCTGTAGGTGCAGTTGTAGAAAATGAAGAATTGACTGTTAACTCAACTGTTAATCGTGATGGTGTAGATTACATCAGCCCTAACGCAGACATTATTGTTCCAGAAGATGATGAAACAGATGGAGACGCTGATGGCGATGCGGATGGTGATGCGGACGGTGACGCTGATGGCGATGCCGATGGCGACGCGGATGGTGACGCGGACGGCGATGCCGATGGTGATGCTGATGGCGATGCGGACGGTGATGCGGACGGTGACGCTGATGGCGATGCGGACGGCGATGCCGATGGCGACGCAGATGGAGACGCAGACGGCGATGCTGATGGCGATGCGGATGGTGATGCGGACGGTGACGCTGATGGCGATGCGGACGGCGATGCTGATGGAGACGCTGATGGAGACGCAGACGGCGATGCCGATGGCGATGCGGACGGCGATGCGGACGGTGACGCTGATGGCGATGCGGACGGCGATGCCGATGGAGACGCAGACGGCGATGCTGATGGTGATGCGGACGGCGATGCGGACGGTGACGCTGATGGCGATGCGGACGGCGATGCTGATGGAGACGCTGATGGAGACGCAGACGGCGATGCCGATGGAGACGCTGATGGCGATGCGGATGGTGATGCGGACGGCGATGCCGATGGAGACGCAGACGGCGATGCCGATGGAGACGCAGACGGCGATGCCGATGGCGATGCTGATGGTGATGCGGACGGCGATGCGGACGGTGACGCTGATGGCGATGCGGACGGCGACGCAGATGGAGACGCAGACGGCGATGCTGATGGCGATGCTGATGGTGATGCGGACGGCGATGCGGACGGAGACGCAGATGGCGATGCGGACGGCGATGCTGATGGCGATGCTGATGGTGATGCGGACGGCGATGCCGATGGCGACGCTGATGGCGATGCCGATGGCGATGCGGATGGTGATGCTGATGGAGACGCAGACGGCGATGCTGATGGCGATGCTGATGGAGACGCAGACGGCGATGCTGATGGTGATGCTGATGGCGATGCGGACGGTGACGCGGATGGTGACGCAGATGGCGATGCGGACGGCGATGCCGATGGTGACGCAGATGGCGATGCGGACGGCGATGCTGATGGCGATGCGGATGGTGATGCTGATGGAGACGCAGACGGCGATGCCGATGGCGATGCTGATGGCGACGCGGACGGCGATGCTGATGGCGATGCGGATGGTGATGCTGATGGCGATGCGGACGGTGACGCTGATGGCGACGCAGATGGCGATGCGGACGGCGATGCCGATGGCGACGCAGATGGAGACGCAGACGGAGATGCGGACGGTGACGCTGATGGCGATGCTGATGGCGATGCTGATGGAGACGCAGACGGCGATGCTGATGGCGATGCGGATGGTGATGCGGACGGAGACGCAGATGGTGACGCAGATGGCGATGCGGACGGCGATGCCGATGGCGACGCAGATGGAGACGCTGATGGCGATGCCGATGGAGATGCAGACGGCGATGCTGATGGCGATGCTGATGGTGATGCGGACGGCGATGCCGATGGCGATGCGGACGGAGACGCAGATGGAGACGCAGATGGAGACGCAGATGGAGACGCAGATGGCGATGCGGACGGCGATGCCGATGGCGACGCAGATGGTGATGCGGACGGAGATGCGGATGGCGACGCGGACGGAGATGCCGATGGCGATGCCGATGGAGATGCGGACGGCGATGCTGATGGCGACGCGGACGGCGATGCTGATGGCGATGCGGATGGTGATGCTGATGGCGATGCGGACGGTGACGCTGATGGCGACGCAGATGGCGATGCGGACGGCGATGCCGATGGCGACGCAGATGGCGACGCAGACGGAGATGCGGACGGTGACGCTGATGGCGATGCTGATGGCGATGCTGATGGAGACGCAGACGGCGATGCTGATGGCGATGCGGATGGTGATGCGGACGGAGACGCAGATGGTGACGCAGATGGCGATGCGGACGGCGATGCCGATGGCGACGCAGATGGAGACGCTGATGGCGATGCCGATGGAGATGCAGACGGCGATGCTGATGGCGATGCTGATGGTGATGCGGACGGCGATGCCGATGGCGATGCGGACGGAGACGCAGATGGAGACGCAGATGGAGACGCAGATGGAGACGCAGATGGCGATGCGGACGGCGATGCCGATGGCGACGCAGATGGTGATGCGGACGGAGATGCGGATGGCGACGCGGACGGAGATGCCGATGGCGATGCCGATGGAGATGCGGACGGCGATGCTGATGGAGATGCAGACGGAGATGCCGATGGTGATGGTGATGCGGACGGCGATGCTGACGGCGACGCGGACGGAGATGCCGATGGCGACGCAGATGGAGACGCAGATGGCGACGCAGACGGCGATGGCGACGCAGACGGAGATGCGGATGGAGACGCGGATGGCGATGCTGATGGTGATTCAGACGGTGATTCTGATGGCGACAGCGATGGCGACTCAGATGGAGATTCCGATTCAGACAGCGACTCAGACTCAGATAGCGATTCCGATTCAGACAGCGACTCAGACTCAGATAGCGATTCCGATTCAGACAGCGACTCAGACTCAGATAGCGATTCCGATTCAGACAGCGACTCCGATTCAGATAGCGATTCCGATTCAGATAGTGACTCAGATTCAGACAGCGACTCAGACTCAGATAGCGATTCCGATTCAGATAGTGACTCAGACTCAGACAGCGATTCCGATTCAGATAGTGACTCAGACTCAGACAGCGATTCCGATTCAGATAGTGACTCAGATTCAGACAGCGATGGAGATGGTGATTCCGATGGAGACAGCGACAGTGATGGAGATAGTGACGGAGATTCAGACGGAGATAGCGATGGAGACAGCGACTCAGATTCAGACGGAGATTCTGATGGAGATAGCGACTCAGATGCCGACGGAGACAGCGATGGCGACTCTGATGGAGATAGCGACTCAGATTCAGACGGAGATAGCGATGGAGACAGCGACTCAGATTCAGACGGAGATTCTGATGGAGATAGCGACAGCGACGGAGACAGTGATTCCGACTCAGATAGCGACTCAGATTCAGACAGCGACTCAGACTCAGATAGCGACTCTGATGCCGATGGTGATGGAGACACAGATGAGCCATATGTAGATGAAATTACTGAAGGCGATGTCCTTGTTACCGGGGATGCTATTCCAAACGCTGAAATTGTTATTCGTGATAAGAATGGAAACATTATTGCTAAAGGTGTTGCAGGAGCAAATGGTGAATTTGCTATTCCAGTAACCGGACTAAAAGCTGGCGATAAATTATATATCACTGCTCAAGTTGATGGTAAGAAAGTAAGTAAGACAGTTATTACCACAGTAAAAGCGCAAAACCAAACATCTCAACCAACTGTAAACCCTGTTAAAGAAGGGGATAAAACAATCACTGGTACAGGAACACCAGGTGCGGCTATTACTATCCGTGACAAAGACGGTAAAGTGATTGGTAAAGCAATTGTTGGCGCTGATGGTAAATGGTTGGTAGCTGTTTCTGGTTTACGTGAAGGCGACAAACTATTTGTCACATCTCAAGAACCTGGAAAAGCTGAAAGCAATCCAACAGAAGTCACTGTAGGTAAGAAAGATAGTGGCAAACCTGATAAACCTGGAAAAGGCGATCATAACCATGGTAAACCTGGCGGAAATGGTACAAATAAACCATCTACAGGCAAACCTGGGTTACCTCAAACAGGGGTTGAAGTGAGTGCGACTGCATCAATCTTCGGTGCTTTATTAGCTGCCATCTCTGGATTTGGTATTTGGAAATCTAGAAAAGGTAAAAAAAATCCTAAGTAA